Below is a genomic region from Staphylococcus carnosus.
AGCGTTTAAAATATCATCGTATTGAGGCGCATGTAAATATTGGCAACCAACCTTCAGCGAAATTGCTGGAGAAAGCAGGATTCAAATATGAATGTACACGCGAAAAATTTATTTTTGAAAATGGAGAGTGGGCAGATCATTTAGTTTATGCTAAAACATTGAATAATTTGCCTCCGTTGAATATATGATTTAATTTTTTACAAAATTTTTAAAAACATAAGACTGAAAATTATGTATACTATAATTAAGTAATTATCGGAAAGGTAGTAAGAAAGTCAGGAGGTCAAGTTCAAACATCATGAAAGGGAGAATTCTAGTTTCATCAGATATTCATGGTCATGGAGCAGCCTTGGCCAAACTCTTAAAATATGTGGATTATAATCCCAAAAGGGATCAATTAGTACTATTGGGAGATTATGTCAATAATGGACCAGATTCAACAGGGACTTTGAAAATGGTTAAGAAATTACATAATGAAGGTGCAATTGTATTATTAGGCAACCATGATGTACGTTGGATGAAATCAAAAGAAAAGCGTAAGCGAAAATGGCGTGCAGTGCTACAAGGTTTTGATAGTATGGCTAAAATTGATAACTATTTATTTGTGCATGCGGGTGTTAATCCTTCCAAATCTTTATCTAAGCAAAAATTATCCGAAGTGACAGGCTTTGAATCCGATGTTGAATTATCACGTAAAATTAAAGGTAAATGGCTTGTACACGGACATGTACCGACACGTCGATATGGTGCTAAAAAGAATAAAATTCATGTTAAAGGACGTACTATTGATGTGGATACAGGTGCAGGACATGGCAAGCATTTATCGCTGGTTGATTTAACCCATCAGCAAGTATGTGCAATTGAAGTTGAACATGCGAAAAAAGTGTATGAATATAGTTTTGGATAAAATCAGAGACCCTAAAGATTGTAATTAGCAGCTTCAGGGTCTCTGATTTTTAATCTGTATTTTTTCTAATGTAAATAAAATTAGCTATAATACTAATGCCAATTAACCCAAATAATATAAATGCACTTGTTATTTTAGCCTGTTGGCTTTGAACATTGCCTTGGAAAATGATAAGTGTGATTAGTTCCGGCAAGGTAAGGATGATGATTGCAGCAAAAAGCGGCCAATATTTAAACCAGGCTGTAACAGCTAACAGTATTAAAGCTATTACAAATCCAACTATCATGCTTGATACAGAGGATAAAGTGAATAAAGTATAAATAGGCCAAGTTTTAGCAATATAAGCACTACCGATAAATACAGCCATGCCGATGACTCCCAAAATCAAACAGATTGCATAAATTTTAAGAGGTATTTTATTTTCACTATCAATTTGACTGCCATAGTGAACAACGATATATTTTATAACTTTCCAAAAAAGAATGCTTACTAAAATGACGATTACGAATTGAATTAACTTTCCAATGGTAAAAGTGAAGGGACCTTGGAAAAAATCTGGCATCAACAAGATAATGAATAAAAAGCCTATGATACCTAATATGAATTTAAGATAAGTTGAATCTAGCGGCATTTCATTAGATATTTTGTTGATATAGGATTTTACTGATCCACCAGTAATATCATCAATATTATCGCCTCGTTTTTCAGCTTCCATCAAATGATCACGTAATTCATCTTCAATTTCATTGATAGTCGAGTCTTCTTTGCCACGCTCCATCAAGGTAGTACGTAAACGCCAGAGGAATTCTTCTGATTTTTTACTTAGCATCTTTGTCTCTCCTTAAAATATTATTCATGCCGTGATTCAGTGCATGCCATTTTACAGTAAAAGCTTGCAGTTCTTTACGGCCTGATTCCGTGATTGTGTAATATTTTCGCTTTGGTCCACCGTTATCTGATTTGCGCATTTCACTTTGAACATAGCCTTTTTTACTTAGTCGAAGCAGTACTGGATAAATGCTGCCATCACTGATTTCAGGAAATTGTTGTGCTTTTAGTTTTTCTAATATTTCATATCCATAAGTCTCTCCGTGCGCAATTAAACCTAGGATAGCGCCATCAAGCAGACCTTTCATCAATTGATTGGAAATTGTCATCTTTTCACCTCGTTAAGATAGCGGTGAAGTAACTATATTATAATATAAGGTAGTTGAAAGGTTAGGATTTGTCAACTATCTTACATTAAAATATAGTGGGGGGTCTTTCTAATAACTGTTGGTTCAAGCCCTTTCTAGAGTACGACTTAGAGATACAAAATAAGCTCACTCTCTAATTAATAGAAAGTGAGCTTAAAATTTATATTATGATACATGCTTTTGATGTTTTTTCATTTCTTTAGGCATTGCGTGTCCGCAACCTTTGTTGATATCGCATGCGGCACATTTACCTTGTTTAGACTTTTTGAAGAAGCGGATTAAAGTATATGCAGCATATCCGAAAATCAGCAATATAATGACAGCGTTAATTAAAATAGTCATTCAAATTCCTCCTTAACCAAAAAGTTGGCTTCCTTGGTAAACAATGAATGTTAAGACATAAGCGATTACAACAGGATAAAGCGTTGCAATGATTGTCCATTTCCAAGAAACTGTTTCTTTACGTATTGCTGCGACTGTAGATAAACATGGAATATATAACAAAATGAATAACATGAATGCATAAGCAGATGCCGGTGTGAAATGTGTTGAAATCATTCTTGTTAATCCGTGACTGTCAGTTGCATAAATAATAGCCATAGCACTGACAACAACTTCTTTAGCTAAGAAGCCTGGAATTAAAGTTGCGCCTGCTTGCCATGTTCCAAAACCAAGCGGTACAAGCAATGGGGCAATGCATGCTCCGATAATTTGCAAGAAGCTGTGATCAACATTAACACCAAAACCAGTTGGTCCTGCGTAATTTAACATCCAAATAACTACTGAACCGCCAAAGATAAATGTTCCGGCTTTTTTCACGAAACCTTTTGCTTTTTCCCATGTACTGCGCCATAAAGTTTTAGCTGACGGCATACGATATGGCGGTAATTCAATAACGAATACAGAGTTTTCTTTTTTCAAAATTGTTTTAGTCATTACAAAGCTGACAACCAGTGCGACAACGATGCCGATGACATATAAACTTAAAACGACTAATGCTTGATTTTCTTTAAAGAATACACCAGCAAATAATGCATAAACAGGAAGTCTAGCTGAACAAGACATAAATGGCGTGATTAAAATCGTTGTCAATCGTTCTTTTTCTTGTTCGATACTTCTTGTAGCCATAACACCCGGAACATTACAACCGAACCCAATAATCATAGGAATAAAAGATTTGCCATTTAATCCTAAACCTTCCATTATCTTATCCATAATAAGCGCAATACGTGCCATATAACCTGAGTCTTCAAGTAAAGAAATGAAGAAGAATAAAATCATAATTTGTGGTACGAATACTATTACTGCACCTACACCAGCAATGATGCCATCTGTAATCAAATCTTTTAAGAATGGGAATAAACCGATTGCATCCATTCCTTGATTGACCCCATCAGTAAAAGGACCGCCTATAAATTCATCCAACTTATCTGATAACGGTGTACCAATCCATGAAAATGTAGCTTGGAAAATCAACCACATAATCACTAAGAAAATAGGGATACCTACGATTTTATTTGTTAGTATTTTATCCACACGATCAGTCAAATATTGTTTTTTCTTATTAGGATAGGTAATCACATCTTCTAAGAGTTCATCAATATACTCAGTACGAGAACGGCGCATACTGTCGACAATTGATACATCCAATTGTTCAGCTAAATTCTCTCTAATTGTTCTTAATTCTGGGTGGTTATGTGCACCAATAAATTGTTCAATCGCAGGATTGCCTAATAAATATTGAACTGCAATAAATCGATGACGTTTACTTGGCAAGTCTAGTTGTTCTTTGAAGTAATGCTGCAGCTTTGATAAAGCAGAATCAACTGTGTGGTCATATGGAATTTTTAATGGTTGTGCAGTAGATAAATCATCGTCTTTCAATAATTCTAAAATACTGTCGACACCTTGGCCACTTCTTGCCACAATCGGCAGTATCGGCATTTTCAATCGTCGCATCAATAAATTACGATTAATCTCAATACCTCGTTTAGAAGCGACATCCCCCATATTCAAACAAAGTAAAATAGGAGATCCGAATTCCATCAATTGAGTCGTTAGTAACAAGTTACGTTTTAACTGTACGGCATCTACAATGTTAATCACTTTGGAAAAATCATCATGCAGCAAATAATC
It encodes:
- a CDS encoding metallophosphoesterase, which produces MKGRILVSSDIHGHGAALAKLLKYVDYNPKRDQLVLLGDYVNNGPDSTGTLKMVKKLHNEGAIVLLGNHDVRWMKSKEKRKRKWRAVLQGFDSMAKIDNYLFVHAGVNPSKSLSKQKLSEVTGFESDVELSRKIKGKWLVHGHVPTRRYGAKKNKIHVKGRTIDVDTGAGHGKHLSLVDLTHQQVCAIEVEHAKKVYEYSFG
- a CDS encoding DUF1129 family protein, whose amino-acid sequence is MLSKKSEEFLWRLRTTLMERGKEDSTINEIEDELRDHLMEAEKRGDNIDDITGGSVKSYINKISNEMPLDSTYLKFILGIIGFLFIILLMPDFFQGPFTFTIGKLIQFVIVILVSILFWKVIKYIVVHYGSQIDSENKIPLKIYAICLILGVIGMAVFIGSAYIAKTWPIYTLFTLSSVSSMIVGFVIALILLAVTAWFKYWPLFAAIIILTLPELITLIIFQGNVQSQQAKITSAFILFGLIGISIIANFIYIRKNTD
- a CDS encoding PadR family transcriptional regulator, giving the protein MTISNQLMKGLLDGAILGLIAHGETYGYEILEKLKAQQFPEISDGSIYPVLLRLSKKGYVQSEMRKSDNGGPKRKYYTITESGRKELQAFTVKWHALNHGMNNILRRDKDAK
- a CDS encoding FeoB-associated Cys-rich membrane protein, whose protein sequence is MTILINAVIILLIFGYAAYTLIRFFKKSKQGKCAACDINKGCGHAMPKEMKKHQKHVS
- the feoB gene encoding ferrous iron transport protein B, which codes for MHNTYCIVGNPNVGKTTLFNALTGSYEYVGNWSGVTVEKKVGMLKDKQGELVDLPGIYDLLPISKDESVVTDYLLHDDFSKVINIVDAVQLKRNLLLTTQLMEFGSPILLCLNMGDVASKRGIEINRNLLMRRLKMPILPIVARSGQGVDSILELLKDDDLSTAQPLKIPYDHTVDSALSKLQHYFKEQLDLPSKRHRFIAVQYLLGNPAIEQFIGAHNHPELRTIRENLAEQLDVSIVDSMRRSRTEYIDELLEDVITYPNKKKQYLTDRVDKILTNKIVGIPIFLVIMWLIFQATFSWIGTPLSDKLDEFIGGPFTDGVNQGMDAIGLFPFLKDLITDGIIAGVGAVIVFVPQIMILFFFISLLEDSGYMARIALIMDKIMEGLGLNGKSFIPMIIGFGCNVPGVMATRSIEQEKERLTTILITPFMSCSARLPVYALFAGVFFKENQALVVLSLYVIGIVVALVVSFVMTKTILKKENSVFVIELPPYRMPSAKTLWRSTWEKAKGFVKKAGTFIFGGSVVIWMLNYAGPTGFGVNVDHSFLQIIGACIAPLLVPLGFGTWQAGATLIPGFLAKEVVVSAMAIIYATDSHGLTRMISTHFTPASAYAFMLFILLYIPCLSTVAAIRKETVSWKWTIIATLYPVVIAYVLTFIVYQGSQLFG